A genomic window from Quercus lobata isolate SW786 chromosome 10, ValleyOak3.0 Primary Assembly, whole genome shotgun sequence includes:
- the LOC115963550 gene encoding uncharacterized protein LOC115963550, translating to MDMKEIDSVPWTKHRNKPFCVIHHTTGQQHQCIQTLIVAPKQTTAQQQRSSNELVASHSPTSHKTHSSIIPMLLVAFLLVVSLVSPALSDSGHSLPANQTFHPASQLNKLKRVTDYLTKINKPAVKTIQSPDGDVIDCVPSHLQPAFDHPDLKGQKPLDSPERPKGLNTTDTVAKSFQLWAESGESCPEGTVPIRRTTEKDVLRAISIDRYGRKPVRHVRRDSSGSGHEHAVLFVNGDQYYGAKAGINVWAPQVTDQYEFSLSQIWVISGSFGHDLNTIEAGWQVSPDLYGDKNPRFFTYWTTDAYQATGCYNLLCSGFVQTNNRVAIGAAISPKSYYNGRQFDIGLMVWKDPKHGHWWLEFGSGLLVGYWPAFLFSHLRTHASMVQFGGEIVNSRSSGYHTATQMGSGHFAEEGFRKASYFRNLQVVDWDNNLLPLTNLHLLADHPNCYDIKQGRNNVWGTYFYYGGPGRNVKCP from the exons ATGGACATGAAGGAAATAGATTCAGTTCCATGGACAAAACATAGAAACAAACCGTTTTGTGTAATCCATCACACAACAGGACAACAACACCAATGCATACAAACACTAATTGTTgcaccaaaacaaacaacagcGCAACAACAACGTTCCTCAAATGAACTTGTTGCTTCACATTCTCCTACTTCCCACAAAACTCACTCTTCAATCATTCCCATGCTTCTTGTTGCTTTCCTTCTTGTAGTTTCCTTGGTTAGCCCTGCTTTATCAGATTCCGGTCACTCTTTACCGGCCAACCAAACTTTTCACCCGGCTTCACAGTTGAACAAGCTGAAGAGGGTCACAGATTATCTCACCAAGATCAACAAGCCTGCTGTGAAGACAATTCAG AGCCCTGATGGTGATGTTATAGACTGTGTTCCTTCTCATCTCCAACCAGCTTTTGATCATCCTGACCTTAAAGGACAGAAACCATTg GATTCACCAGAGAGACCAAAAGGCCTTAACACAACAGATACAGTGGCAAAGAGCTTCCAGCTATGGGCAGAATCTGGTGAATCATGTCCAGAGGGTACTGTTCCAATTAGAAGAACTACAGAAAAAGATGTTCTAAGAGCAATTTCCATTGACAGATATGGAAGAAAACCAGTAAGACATGTGAGGAGAGACTCTTCAGGAAGTGGTCATGAG CATGCAGTTCTATTTGTAAATGGAGATCAATATTATGGAGCAAAGGCCGGCATAAACGTGTGGGCACCTCAAGTAACCGATCAATATGAATTCAGCTTGTCACAAATTTGGGTCATTTCTGGTTCGTTTGGCCATGATCTGAATACCATTGAAGCTGGTTGGCAG GTTAGCCCAGATCTGTATGGTGACAAGAATCCTAGGTTCTTCACTTATTGGACA ACTGATGCATATCAAGCAACTGGATGCTACAATTTACTGTGCTCAGGCTTTGTCCAAACCAACAACAGGGTTGCTATTGGAGCAGCAATCTCTCCAAAGTCCTACTACAATGGTAGACAGTTTGATATTGGCTTAATGGTTTGGAAG gACCCAAAGCATGGACATTGGTGGTTGGAATTTGGATCAGGACTACTGGTTGGTTATTGGCCAGCATTCTTGTTTAGTCACTTAAGAACTCATGCTAGCATGGTACAATTTGGAGGAGAGATTGTAAATTCTAGATCATCGGGTTATCACACTGCTACTCAAATGGGTAGTGGCCATTTTGCTGAAGAAGGATTTAGAAAAGCTTCTTATTTCAGAAATTTGCAAGTTGTTGATTGGGATAATAACTTGCTTCCTCTAACAAATCTTCATCTCTTGGCTGATCATCCAAATTGTTATGATATAAAACAAGGGAGAAATAATGTTTGGGGAACTTACTTTTATTATGGAGGTCCTGGAAGGAATGTAAAATGTccatga
- the LOC115964104 gene encoding plant UBX domain-containing protein 10-like, whose product MSSILRDNRRAGNALVRRMVSLPRNIIGGFSRAMGHGRDLMGIGGRRNQHVPSNYQLQHPEEQISTTVPEEWAFLTSFEDQYGSNHPFFYACQFMEALKIAEDDQKFMFVYLHAPEHPFTPSFCRDTLCSELVVQFLDANFVCWGALANREEGLQMATILRPASFPFCAVIAPAPGDSIAVLQQMEGPISPAELVEILQRTMEEKGLAFGSARAKQEEKIRADRHLREEQDAAYLASLQIDKEKERFKNSLSGERVQKPVEAPSNKPNYDKLRNSQKQYVQVKEGAITKETQYKEVANRGTNPQATQILIRFPNGERREQSFASTDKVQSIYRYIDSLGLPGIGNYRLISSFPRKVYGVDQMGMTLKDSGLHPRASLFLEAM is encoded by the exons ATGTCATCGATTTTGAGAGACAATAGGAGAGCAGGCAATGCACTTGTACGCAGAATGGTAAGCCTTCCAAGGAACATTATAGGTGGATTTTCAAGAGCAATGGGTCATGGTAGAGACCTCATGGGAATAGGAGGAAGAAGAAATCAACATGTACCATCAAACTATCAACTGCAACATCCAGAGGAGCAAATTAGTACTACTGTTCCAGAAGAGTGGGCATTTCTAACCAGTTTTGAAGATCAATATGGTTCCAACCATCCATTTTTCTATGCTTGTCAGTTCATGGAAGCCCTGAAGATAGCAGAGGATGATCAAAAGTTTATGTTCGTGTACCTTCATGCACCAGAGCACCCTTTCACTCCCTCTTTCTGTAGGGACACTTTGTGTTCAGAACTGGTGGTACAGTTTCTTGATGCTAATTTTGTTTGCTGGGGAGCACTGGCTAATAGAGAAGAAGGCTTGCAAATGGCTACAATATTGAGGCCTGCCAGTTTCCCATTCTGTGCTGTGATAGCTCCTGCCCCTGGTGATAGCATAGCAGTGCTGCAACAG ATGGAAGGGCCAATTTCCCCTGCTGAACTGGTGGAGATTCTGCAGAGGACAATGGAGGAGAAAGGGTTGGCTTTTGGAAGTGCAAGGGCCAAGCAGGAAGAAAAGATAAGAGCGGATCGTCACCTCAGAGAAGAACAAGATGCAGCATATCTTGCATCTCTTCAGATAGACAAG GAAAAGGAAAGATTCAAGAACTCGCTTTCAGGAGAGAGAGTTCAGAAACCAGTAGAAGCTCCTTCTAATAAACCAAATTATGATAAGCTCAGGAACAGTCAAAAACAGTATGTTCAAGTCAAAGAGGGTGCCATTACCAAAGAAACTCAATACAAAGAAGTAGCAAATAGGGGAACGAATCCTCAAGCTACCCAG ATTTTGATAAGGTTTCCAAATGGTGAAAGAAGAGAGCAAAGCTTCGCAAGCACAGACAAGGTCCAATCAATATACAGATACATAGATTCATTAGGCCTCCCTGGTATTGGAAACTACAGATTGATATCAAGCTTCCCTAGAAAAGTCTATGGTGTTGATCAGATGGGAATGACTCTCAAAGACAGTGGCCTCCATCCTAGAGCAAGCCTGTTCTTGGAGGCTATGTGA